The DNA sequence CCTTTGACATTACCTCGTATACCACATCATTTCTTTGCATATTCTCTGACCAGCAGAAAGCAGTATCTCTACTCATCTCTTCTCTTCTATCAGAATAGCCGGATGAAGAAAAAATCTTGAAGGCGCAAAATAGCTAATAAAACAGAATTGCCCTGCAGAACTGGATTTCGCATTGCGATACATTTACGTCGCAATTGCCCTTGCGTGGTAAATATATGCTGGCTAAAATCAGAGGTGTATTGTAAATATCAAAACATATAAAACCTACTCAAAAGTTGTTTCTCTATTCTCAGTCTGTTGCAGGGTAGTAGCCTGAATAGACCCGTGGGTACAGCAGAACTCTCTCACTGAGTCAACACATGTTCAGCGACAATTCCATCGGTGCAGCAAACTTCTCGAATCAGCCGGAACTGTTGCCCGGTTGATCCAGTATGTATCCGCGACAACTTATTGTTGGTACCATAAGAGGGGTTTGCGAAGATATCCGGCAAGCACATGCCGGCAAAACAGGCGTACCACAACCAGATCGCATCCAATTGCCCTTTCTGATATTTCTCTCTTCAAAGGAGGAAAAAGGTATAAGAGCTTACATTCGAACCATGATATCGCCCCAAAGAATTTGTCAATTAGTCCGGATATCTCTTCAGCAGAGGTTATGTAGTATTGAGCATGCTATTAATGCAACGGGTATTATCCTCCATACGGGACTTGGCAGGGCACCGCTTACGGATAAGGCTGCAAAACAGTTAGAACATGCATTAAAAAGTTACTGTACCCTCGAAATCGAACGGTTTACCGGAAGAAGGGGTTCCCGGTACCATAGTATTGAACAGCTCATCTGCATGATTACAGGAGCAGAGTCGGCATTTGTCGTCAACAACAATGCTGCAGCTGTTTTATTGACCTTAGATACCGTAGCCAAAAATAAGGAAGTCATTGTTTCTCGTTCCCAGCTTGTTGAAATTGGTGGGTCATTCCGAATGCCTGATGTTATGACAAGAAGTGGAGCTCTCCTGGTCGAAGTTGGGACTACCAATAAGACCTACCTGAGCGATTATAGCAATGCTATTACTGAGCATACAGGACTTATTCTTAAAGTGCATCAAAGCAATTTTAAAATCGTTGGTTTTACTGAGTCTGTAGATATAAAAGATCTTGTTTCCTTAGGTCAGGCCCGCACTATTCCTATTGCTTATGACCTTGGAAGTGGAGCATTAATCGATCTTCAAAAATTTGGGCTACCGCATGAGCCAACCGTACAGGAGGCCATAAAGGCAGGAGTAGATATCGTAACGTTTAGTACCGATAAGTTATTAGGAGGTCCACAGGGTGGTATCATTGCAGGTAAGAAAAAATGGGTTGATCTGCTGAAAAAAAATCCATTAACCCGTGCACTTCGTGTAGGAAAACTAACCATTGCTGCACTGGAAGCGACGTTAAGGCTTTACCTTGAAGAGGATCTTGCTTTACAGGAAATTCCAACTCTCAAGATAATTTTAGCGCCACTTGGAGCTGTTGAAGAGAGAGGCAAAAGATTACGAAACATCATACATCAGGAAACAAAGATTTCTCTGAGTAGCTCACTTATAGA is a window from the Candidatus Jettenia sp. genome containing:
- the selA gene encoding L-seryl-tRNA(Sec) selenium transferase, which gives rise to MYPRQLIVGTIRGVCEDIRQAHAGKTGVPQPDRIQLPFLIFLSSKEEKGIRAYIRTMISPQRICQLVRISLQQRLCSIEHAINATGIILHTGLGRAPLTDKAAKQLEHALKSYCTLEIERFTGRRGSRYHSIEQLICMITGAESAFVVNNNAAAVLLTLDTVAKNKEVIVSRSQLVEIGGSFRMPDVMTRSGALLVEVGTTNKTYLSDYSNAITEHTGLILKVHQSNFKIVGFTESVDIKDLVSLGQARTIPIAYDLGSGALIDLQKFGLPHEPTVQEAIKAGVDIVTFSTDKLLGGPQGGIIAGKKKWVDLLKKNPLTRALRVGKLTIAALEATLRLYLEEDLALQEIPTLKIILAPLGAVEERGKRLRNIIHQETKISLSSSLIDGVSEMGGGTLPGETIPTKLVSLYSEKIPAEELAALLRGNTPPIFARIEQGRVLLDMRTVYDTEVDTIATALEKISSGFIKNKPTDYAGKEDK